The Miscanthus floridulus cultivar M001 chromosome 7, ASM1932011v1, whole genome shotgun sequence genome includes a region encoding these proteins:
- the LOC136467758 gene encoding photosynthetic NDH subunit of lumenal location 4, chloroplastic-like isoform X1, which produces MAPPISSLSSLVASSQIPTPLLPKPSSRALAVAPCSSASTSSTPPLHAAAPDQVSASAGRRGLLALGAGFLASAALLIPAGDAGATRVEYYATVGDKLCDLSLVKSGLAYCDVEVGTGVQPPRGELINVHYTARFPDGTLFDSSYKRGRPLTMRIGAGKILRGLEQGISGGGGVPPMLVGGKRKLMLPASLAYGPEPAGCFSGDCNIPGNATLLYDLYLVGIYK; this is translated from the exons ATGGCACCACCCATCTCCTCCCTGTCGTCTCTCGTGGCGTCCAGCCAAATCCCGACGCCGCTGCTCCCGAAGCCCAGCAGCAGAGCGCTCGCCGTCGCGCCCTGTAGCTCCGCGTCCACTTCGTCGACTCCTCCTCTCCACGCCGCCGCGCCTGATCAGGTGTCGGCGTCGGCGGGCAGGAGGGGGCTGCTGGCGCTGGGCGCGGGGTTCCTGGCCTCGGCCGCGCTGCTGATCCCGGCGGGGGACGCCGGCGCCACGCGCGTCGAGTACTACGCGACGGTCGGGGACAAGCTGTGTGACCTGAGCCTCGTCAAGTCCGGCCTCGCGTACTGCGACGTCGAGGTTGGCACCGGTGTCCAGCCCCCGCGCGGCGAGCTCATCAAT GTGCACTACACTGCAAGATTTCCTGACGGCACACTGTTCGACAGCAGCTACAAGCGCGGCAGGCCACTGACAATGCGCATAGGCGCAGGCAAG ATCCTCCGAGGGCTTGAACAGGGGATtagtggcggtggtggtgtgCCACCCATGCTTGTTG GTGGAAAGCGCAAGCTGATGTTACCTGCGTCACTGGCGTACGGGCCTGAACCAGCAGGCTGCTTCTCAG GAGACTGCAACATCCCCGGAAACGCCACACTTCTATATGACCTTTACCTCGTTGGGATTTACAAGTGA
- the LOC136467758 gene encoding photosynthetic NDH subunit of lumenal location 4, chloroplastic-like isoform X2, producing the protein MAPPISSLSSLVASSQIPTPLLPKPSSRALAVAPCSSASTSSTPPLHAAAPDQVSASAGRRGLLALGAGFLASAALLIPAGDAGATRVEYYATVGDKLCDLSLVKSGLAYCDVEVGTGVQPPRGELINVHYTARFPDGTLFDSSYKRGRPLTMRIGAGKILRGLEQGISGGGGVPPMLVGGKRKLMLPASLAYGPEPAGCFSELQSSDPLVF; encoded by the exons ATGGCACCACCCATCTCCTCCCTGTCGTCTCTCGTGGCGTCCAGCCAAATCCCGACGCCGCTGCTCCCGAAGCCCAGCAGCAGAGCGCTCGCCGTCGCGCCCTGTAGCTCCGCGTCCACTTCGTCGACTCCTCCTCTCCACGCCGCCGCGCCTGATCAGGTGTCGGCGTCGGCGGGCAGGAGGGGGCTGCTGGCGCTGGGCGCGGGGTTCCTGGCCTCGGCCGCGCTGCTGATCCCGGCGGGGGACGCCGGCGCCACGCGCGTCGAGTACTACGCGACGGTCGGGGACAAGCTGTGTGACCTGAGCCTCGTCAAGTCCGGCCTCGCGTACTGCGACGTCGAGGTTGGCACCGGTGTCCAGCCCCCGCGCGGCGAGCTCATCAAT GTGCACTACACTGCAAGATTTCCTGACGGCACACTGTTCGACAGCAGCTACAAGCGCGGCAGGCCACTGACAATGCGCATAGGCGCAGGCAAG ATCCTCCGAGGGCTTGAACAGGGGATtagtggcggtggtggtgtgCCACCCATGCTTGTTG GTGGAAAGCGCAAGCTGATGTTACCTGCGTCACTGGCGTACGGGCCTGAACCAGCAGGCTGCTTCTCAG AACTTCAGAGTTCAGACCCTCTAGTCTTTTGA